TCGGCAGCCGTCGACCGCCCGTTCGGCGGCCACGCGCTCGACCGACGCCGACCGCGAACGCTCCGCCCGATCGCCCGCCGGCGACCGGCGATCGATCGACGGCGCCGGGGCCGGCGGGGCCGCTCGGTCCGCCGACGGCGACCTCGAGGCCGCCCGCGACTCGCTCGTCGCGGCCCTCGAGAAGTTCGCCGGGAACGCCGCGGCGACGGACGACCCCCGCTACGCCCGGGAGTGTCTCGAGGCCGCCCGCGAGGCCGCCGAGACTCTCGAGACGCTGCGCTGATCGACGCTCTTCCCGCGCGCCGTTCGAACGGACGGCGTCTCCACCGGCGCCGTCGGCCGTCGGGTCGCTCGACACCGTTTTCAGTCGTTCCGATCGCTCGAGTCGGTTCGCCGTAGTCGAACGGAAGGCGAGTCGCGATCGCGAGCGCGCCCCCTTATAACTGTTTCGGAGAACGTGTTCTCGGGACTTCTCGCCCGGTAAGAACGGGCTCGCTCCGTTATACGACGGCGCTTCATAGGGCAACTGTCTATGAACGACCGTATCGGCGCACCCGGGTCCGGGCTCTCGCGACGCGAACTGATGATCGCTACCGGCGGCGCGGCGGCCCTCGCCGGCTGTATGAGTCGCGGTCAGGGGGCAGATCCCGAGTCGTCGGACTCGAGCGGCGACGAGGAGGACGCGTCGTCCGGCCTCCCGCAGACGAGCGCGCCCGAAGTCGTCCGGGTCGACGAGCAGGGCGGGAGCGTGACGCTGCGTTCGGTGACGGCCCGCCACCCCGTCCACCCGATGGATTCGATGGGCGGACCGATCGAACTCCCGCAGGTCTGGGCGTTCCAGGCCGACGACGGCGAGCCGAGCGTTCCCGGGCCGATCCTTCGGACGACGGAGGGGAACGATATGGAAGTCACGCTGGACAACACGGACGCCGGCCATCCCCACACCCTCCACTTCCACGGCGTGCGGAAGTCCTGGAAGAACGACGGCGTTCCCACGACGACCGGGGTGACGGTCTATCCCGGCGAGAAACACACCTACACGATTCCGGCGAACGTCCCCGGGACGCACTTCTATCACTGCCACTACCAGACCCACCGGCACATCGATATGGGGATGTACGGCATCTTCCGCGTCGATCCGAAGGGATACGAACCCGCCGACAGGGAGTACTTCTTCACCCTCAAGGACTGGGACTCGCGGGTCAACCGGCAGATGGCCGGCGAGAACGTCGACTACAGTCCGCGCCAGCGGAATCCCGACGTGTTCACGATCAACGGGAAGAGCCTCCCGCGGACGCTCCACCCCGAGGAGGGATCGCCCATCATCGTCGACCGCGGCGACACCGTCCGCCTTCACATGGTCAACGCGGGCTACATGTCCCACCCGATGCACACGCACAACCACCGGTACCGCCTCGTCGAGAAGGACGGCGGCCAGATTCCCGAAGCCGCCCAGTACGAACAGGACATCACCAACGTCGCGCCAGCCGAACGCCACACGATCGAGTTCGAGGCCGACGCCGACCCCGGCATCTACCTCATGCACTGCCACAAGGTCAACCACGCCATGAACGGGACCTCCTACCCCGGTGGGATGGTCAACGGCATCGTCTACCGCGACGCGATGGACACCGACGTCTTCGCGGATCTCATGGAGTACGCCGGCTACGAGGGGTGATCCGCTCACCGAGGTGAGACGCGGCGTCACGCTCCGACGACAGCCGCGACACAGTGCGGACAGCGTCGATATCTACGGTTTCTCCGCTGTTTCGGACGAGAGACGTCGATAGACGGATCTTCGAATCGTCGCGTCTCCTCGAGCGATCGCGAGTTTGTCCTCCGCTCGAGTAAATAGATATAAGTAAGCCGAAGCTATAGAATTACTAGAATAACCAGACCGATAC
This portion of the Haloterrigena gelatinilytica genome encodes:
- a CDS encoding multicopper oxidase domain-containing protein; the encoded protein is MNDRIGAPGSGLSRRELMIATGGAAALAGCMSRGQGADPESSDSSGDEEDASSGLPQTSAPEVVRVDEQGGSVTLRSVTARHPVHPMDSMGGPIELPQVWAFQADDGEPSVPGPILRTTEGNDMEVTLDNTDAGHPHTLHFHGVRKSWKNDGVPTTTGVTVYPGEKHTYTIPANVPGTHFYHCHYQTHRHIDMGMYGIFRVDPKGYEPADREYFFTLKDWDSRVNRQMAGENVDYSPRQRNPDVFTINGKSLPRTLHPEEGSPIIVDRGDTVRLHMVNAGYMSHPMHTHNHRYRLVEKDGGQIPEAAQYEQDITNVAPAERHTIEFEADADPGIYLMHCHKVNHAMNGTSYPGGMVNGIVYRDAMDTDVFADLMEYAGYEG